The following proteins are encoded in a genomic region of Chitinophagales bacterium:
- a CDS encoding OmpA family protein, with protein MKNIIFIVVFVLSILGGFAQRANNSFFIKGGVGALQYYGDLSNKFINIKESTLGYHAGIGFQPNNFLGIELSYLQGTVKGDDRASAWLIKNNATKNNNYSRSLNFKTDIKDLNLKLYLNFDNGKMISKYSAVAPYLIVGFGVGKFTPYADLLNSNDRYFYWTDGTIRDIDQSATNANDAQIIERDNTYETNLSNLNIEKDYKQWKMQSSLGFGLNFKLAKFMYLYLQTEWTYNFTDYIDDVSNGKVEYTTNDFKNYAANPANMITNTRSNNNNKIGDNYLYTSAGIAFYFGKKKTNYLTINTKNLYNDMYGYKTPKFLNDTTTIAIKKDSIEINLNDSLLIDTINLSTIKKINDSTFYYKWISNNNFNTNDSMIILIDTLNLANNKKIITKKLIYIYNDTINTVVDSIKPSTLSNTSTDSLLKVLDVEIKSLYNDLKIDSTNTSIQNDSFVWIQVDSLNQPIFINNSIDTIKNNKKVSYITISTDAIKDTNNNDYINKHLIYLKNQDTIKYNSLDSLKLVYNNILNTKKDTNKIIDTVVIKQIVKDTIIKINAVDTFKTNMLKDSISATKPYISTTNNNFLDKLDSLRNELNIINTSSDKKKKSKKDNSTTAVDYNYVSKLANANTDTLVIANTNNNVVSKTIQKTDTIKIVQYNTPSISSTFPTTTTTTVANEQALQSLQQNDVILNQKLNEIYNLLQQKSLSTSATIPNNNYTIPNNTIPSNSINSNIVPNTTSTNIDNALKDSVALLQNQIKAMQQVNQSQQMQITQQLKSMQKSDSLMFELLQANANTPSNSTKKQNNDVKTQNQILLDDINQMLQQYHIKSIDTQSLNNQKQVSALYNELNNIKSELKNIQTSVESKEATSTVNPNKETLVLSIYFGVNKTNIDNQYTSQLNDIVNLLNQNTKLKLLLKGYADASGNVAYNKKLSVERTQSVKDFFILLNGINYYRINELGFGEDYANIVGDSQHNRRVDIYVVGNF; from the coding sequence ATGAAAAATATAATATTCATTGTAGTTTTTGTGCTAAGTATTTTAGGTGGTTTTGCACAAAGAGCCAACAACAGCTTTTTTATTAAAGGTGGTGTAGGTGCTTTACAATACTACGGAGATTTAAGCAATAAATTTATCAACATAAAAGAAAGTACACTTGGTTATCATGCTGGAATTGGCTTTCAACCGAATAATTTTTTAGGTATTGAGTTGAGCTACTTACAAGGAACTGTAAAAGGTGACGATAGAGCTAGTGCATGGTTAATTAAAAACAATGCCACTAAAAATAACAATTATAGTCGTTCATTAAATTTTAAAACAGATATTAAAGATTTAAATTTAAAACTCTACTTAAATTTTGATAATGGCAAAATGATTTCAAAATATAGTGCCGTTGCTCCATATTTAATTGTAGGATTTGGTGTAGGAAAGTTTACGCCTTATGCTGACTTATTAAATAGCAATGATAGATATTTTTATTGGACAGATGGTACTATTAGAGATATAGACCAATCTGCTACTAATGCAAATGATGCACAAATTATTGAAAGAGATAATACTTACGAAACAAATTTATCAAATTTAAATATTGAAAAAGACTATAAACAATGGAAAATGCAATCGTCTTTGGGTTTTGGTTTAAACTTTAAGTTGGCTAAATTTATGTATTTGTATTTGCAAACAGAATGGACTTATAATTTCACAGATTATATTGATGATGTTAGCAATGGAAAAGTAGAGTACACTACAAATGATTTCAAAAACTATGCTGCTAATCCTGCAAATATGATAACCAATACAAGAAGCAACAACAATAATAAAATTGGCGATAACTACTTATACACTAGTGCTGGCATTGCTTTTTACTTTGGAAAAAAGAAAACTAACTACCTAACTATTAATACTAAAAATTTATACAATGATATGTATGGTTATAAAACTCCAAAGTTTTTAAATGATACCACTACTATTGCTATTAAAAAAGATAGTATTGAAATTAATTTAAATGATAGTTTACTAATAGACACTATTAACTTAAGCACTATCAAAAAAATAAACGACAGTACTTTTTATTATAAATGGATATCTAATAATAATTTTAATACTAATGACAGTATGATTATTTTAATAGATACACTAAATCTAGCAAACAACAAAAAAATAATTACTAAAAAACTAATTTATATCTATAATGATACTATAAATACAGTTGTAGATAGTATAAAACCAAGTACACTTAGTAATACATCAACAGATAGCTTACTTAAAGTACTTGATGTAGAAATTAAAAGTCTTTATAATGATTTAAAAATAGACAGTACTAATACTAGTATTCAAAATGATTCTTTTGTTTGGATTCAAGTAGATTCATTAAATCAACCAATATTTATAAATAACTCAATAGATACTATAAAAAACAATAAAAAAGTAAGTTATATTACAATATCTACTGATGCTATTAAAGACACCAACAACAATGATTACATCAACAAACATTTAATCTACTTAAAAAATCAAGATACAATTAAATATAACTCATTAGATAGCTTAAAATTAGTATATAATAATATATTAAATACTAAAAAAGATACCAATAAAATTATTGATACAGTTGTTATCAAACAAATAGTAAAAGATACTATTATTAAAATAAATGCAGTAGATACTTTTAAAACTAATATGCTTAAAGATTCTATTTCTGCTACTAAACCATATATTTCAACTACAAATAATAACTTTTTAGATAAACTAGATAGCTTAAGAAATGAATTGAATATCATCAATACATCATCTGATAAAAAGAAAAAATCTAAAAAAGATAACTCAACTACAGCAGTAGATTACAACTATGTAAGCAAGTTAGCAAATGCTAATACAGATACGCTTGTTATTGCTAATACGAATAATAATGTAGTAAGTAAAACTATACAAAAAACAGATACCATTAAAATAGTACAGTACAATACACCAAGTATTTCTAGTACTTTTCCGACTACAACAACTACAACTGTTGCCAATGAGCAAGCACTACAATCATTACAACAAAATGATGTAATACTAAATCAGAAGCTAAATGAAATATACAATTTACTTCAACAAAAAAGTTTAAGTACATCAGCAACAATACCAAATAACAATTATACAATACCAAACAATACTATTCCTTCAAATTCAATAAATTCAAATATAGTTCCCAATACTACAAGTACTAATATTGATAATGCATTAAAAGATAGTGTAGCACTACTACAAAATCAAATAAAAGCAATGCAACAAGTTAACCAATCGCAACAAATGCAAATAACACAACAGCTAAAAAGTATGCAAAAAAGCGATTCTCTAATGTTTGAATTACTACAAGCCAATGCCAATACACCATCAAATAGTACTAAAAAACAAAACAACGATGTTAAAACTCAAAATCAAATATTGCTAGACGACATCAATCAAATGCTACAACAATACCATATTAAAAGTATAGATACACAGTCGTTAAACAATCAAAAACAAGTAAGTGCTTTATATAATGAGTTGAACAATATAAAATCAGAACTTAAAAATATTCAAACAAGTGTAGAGAGCAAAGAAGCAACATCTACAGTAAATCCAAATAAAGAAACACTGGTATTAAGTATTTACTTTGGTGTTAACAAAACAAATATTGACAACCAATATACCAGTCAACTAAATGATATTGTTAATTTACTTAATCAAAATACAAAACTAAAATTGCTACTTAAAGGTTATGCCGATGCTTCTGGAAATGTAGCTTACAACAAAAAATTATCGGTAGAAAGAACGCAAAGTGTCAAAGATTTCTTTATATTGTTAAACGGAATTAATTATTACAGAATAAACGAGTTAGGTTTTGGCGAAGATTATGCAAATATTGTAGGCGATAGTCAACACAACCGAAGAGTTGATATTTATGTAGTAGGAAATTTTTAA
- a CDS encoding LD-carboxypeptidase, whose protein sequence is MIQPTYLKAGDTVGITCPAKKLTVAEIETAINILKSWDLNVVLGETVGASHHQFAGNDDLRRKDFQQMLNNPNINAIICGRGGYGTVKIIDDLDFTAFMKQPKWIVGFSDITYLHILLNCNIGVESLHAPMMTTLKNSTTASIHSIKEALFGKLLHYTFDAHEMNRNGVAEGEVIGGNLSIIYSLLGTKSIVHTKDAILFIEDLDEYLYHIDRMMMALKRAGKLQFIKGLIVGGMTNMIDNDIPYGQTAYEIIQEHCAAYNFPICYNFPAGHIADNRAIILGKKAKLTVGTTCMFEQ, encoded by the coding sequence ATGATACAACCTACTTATTTAAAAGCTGGAGATACTGTTGGTATTACTTGTCCTGCTAAAAAACTAACCGTAGCAGAAATTGAAACAGCTATTAATATTTTAAAAAGTTGGGATTTAAATGTAGTACTTGGCGAAACCGTAGGTGCTTCACACCATCAGTTTGCTGGTAATGATGATTTAAGAAGAAAAGATTTTCAGCAGATGTTGAACAATCCAAATATTAATGCCATTATTTGTGGAAGAGGTGGTTATGGAACGGTTAAAATTATAGACGATTTAGATTTTACTGCTTTTATGAAACAACCAAAATGGATTGTTGGTTTTTCAGATATTACCTATTTACATATTTTATTAAACTGCAATATTGGTGTGGAATCTTTGCATGCACCAATGATGACCACACTAAAAAATAGTACTACTGCAAGTATTCATTCCATTAAAGAGGCACTATTTGGTAAATTACTACACTACACTTTTGATGCACATGAAATGAACCGAAATGGAGTAGCAGAAGGAGAAGTTATTGGTGGCAACTTGTCTATTATTTATAGTTTATTAGGTACAAAAAGTATAGTACATACTAAAGATGCTATTTTATTTATTGAAGATTTAGATGAATATTTATATCATATAGATAGAATGATGATGGCACTAAAACGAGCAGGAAAACTGCAATTTATAAAAGGATTAATTGTTGGTGGAATGACCAATATGATAGATAACGATATTCCATACGGACAAACTGCTTATGAAATTATACAAGAACACTGTGCTGCATATAATTTCCCTATTTGTTATAATTTTCCAGCAGGACACATTGCAGATAACAGAGCTATTATTTTAGGAAAAAAAGCCAAACTAACTGTAGGCACTACTTGTATGTTTGAACAGTAA
- a CDS encoding nucleoside deaminase, whose amino-acid sequence MTEKDQYYMSRAIQMAAKGMNSNAGGPFGCVIVKDDEIIAEGHNCVTSTNDPTAHAEVVAIRMACKKLNTFQLDNCIIYTSCEPCPMCLGAIYWARPKMVFYACTKEDAAKINFDDQFIYNELDKDISNRNIQFIKIMQEEAIPVFEQWTAKQDKTRY is encoded by the coding sequence ATGACAGAAAAAGATCAGTATTATATGAGTCGTGCTATACAAATGGCAGCAAAAGGAATGAACTCAAATGCAGGCGGACCATTTGGTTGTGTTATAGTAAAAGATGACGAAATAATTGCCGAAGGACATAATTGTGTAACTTCTACCAATGATCCAACGGCACACGCAGAAGTAGTGGCTATTAGAATGGCTTGCAAAAAATTGAATACTTTTCAGTTAGACAATTGTATTATTTATACATCTTGCGAACCATGTCCGATGTGTTTAGGTGCAATTTATTGGGCAAGACCTAAAATGGTATTTTATGCTTGTACTAAAGAAGATGCAGCAAAAATTAATTTTGATGATCAGTTCATTTATAATGAATTAGATAAAGATATATCTAATAGAAATATACAATTTATTAAAATAATGCAAGAAGAAGCAATACCTGTTTTTGAACAATGGACAGCCAAACAAGATAAAACTAGGTATTAG